The DNA window CTGCCCAATATTTAAATGCCAATGCTCATTATTTTCATACATCTCGCTAACGGGCGGATTAAAAAGAATATCGCAGTTGGCTGCTTCGAGTTTGCGAATATCTGCTTCAATTGGCCGCGGGTACTTTTCTAAGTCACTTGGGTCATTAAACTGCGTAGGGTTAACAAATATGCTGCAGATAACAACATCATTGTCAGTCTTAGCCTGGTTGATAAGTGAAATGTGGCCCTCGTGAAGAGCCCCCATTGTAGGTACAAAACCTGACCGTATATTGCCTAAAGCGGCTATATACTGCTGTACATCTTGCTTGGTGGAAAATATTTTCAACGTAATAAATACAAGAGGGCAAAGGTGTGTAATTGAACAAAAATTACCAAATGGCCTTGCAATATAGATTGTTACTTGTTATAATAATGCTTATATTTGCAAACTCAAATTTTTTGACTTCTTTAAATTAATTCTGATTCAGTGATGGGTAAATCTAAGCTTTTGTTCATAACTCATGAAATGTCCCCTTTCCTCGAACTCACAAAAATTGCCGAAATAACACGCCAGCTTCCACAAGCCATGCAGGATAAAGGATTCGAAATCCGTATTCTTATGCCGCGTTTTGGTAATATCAACGAGAGAAGGAATCGTTTGCATGAAGTTATCCGCTTATCGGGTATGAACATTATCATCAACGATAATGACAACCCCCTTATCATCAAAGTGGCTTCTATACCTGCTGCACGCATGCAGGTTTACTTTTTAGATAACGAAGAGTACTTTCAGCGCAAGCACGTGTTTACCGATAAGGACGGAAAGTTCTATGCAGATAACGACGAACGCATGATCTTCTTCTGCAAGGGTGCGCTTGAGACCGTTAAAAAGTTAGGCTGGGCGCCTGATGTGGTACACTGCCATGGATGGATGAGCGCGCTGGTGCCTGCATACCTTAAAACAACTTACAAAGACGATCCTACTTTTAAACACTCCAAGGTTGTTTACTCTATCTATGAGAACGACTTTAAAGATGCTATGAACCCTGAGTTTGCACAGAAAGCAGTTATGGGTGATATGACAGAGGCTAATACTGAGCTATACAAACCGGCAACTAACTCCGCTATGTATGCAGGTGCTATCCAGTACAGCGATGGTATTGTTTTGGCCAGCGAGAACATTGATGCAGATGTGTTAAATAATGTTAAAAACAGCAATAAATCGGTAATGGAATTCGTTTCCACATCAGATTACGAAAATTATTACAATTTTTACGACGAAATAACCAATGACGAATTGGTGCACGTTGCATAAGCTTTAATGTTATATATGAAATTTTCTAAATTAGGCTTATTAACCCTGTTAATAAGTCTTTTTATTTTGAATAGCTGTAAAAACCAGGATGGTATTGGTTTAGGGGTTGATGAGAACAACCAGCTTAACGGTACTTTATTTGCTGACACAAATATTACCCTTAATACAGTTCCCGAAGATTCTGTTGTTACTAATGGTCTTTTTAGAACTCCACTGTCTTATTTTAAAGATCCGGAGTTTGGTGTTACAGAATCAAACATTGCTGCTCAGCTAAGTTTGCCCGGTGGATCTGCATATACACTTCCAACAGGTGCACTTACAATTGACTCAGCTATTTTGGTACTCCCATATGCGGCTAACGGCTTTTACGGTGATTCCCTGGCATCTAAGTTTAAGATCAACGTTCATCAACTGAATGAAAAGTATGTTTCCACTACCTACTATAACAATAAGCAGTGGGATTATAATTCATCTGTGTTGGGTACAAAATCGTTTATTGCACGTTCACACGATACGCTGAAGATATTTAACATAGTAAAAGGAGCTAAGGATACGCTGATAAAAGTTGTGCCGCAAGTGCGCATACCTATTGCATCAAGTTTTATTGATAGCTATCTTTTTACCGAAGCTCCTCCGGCATACAGGGCAAGCAACCTTGGTTTTCAGAGTGCTGTTAAAGGTTTATATCTTACGCTGGATAAAACAGGCACTACAGGACCTGGAGGCAATCTTATGTTTACATTAGATTCGGCGAAGATTAACATTTATTATAGAGCTGTAAGCGGAACTACAACAGATACATCTGTTGTTACCTTACCAGTACAAGCCGGTACGCATATGGCCTCAATAAAGCATACTTACAGTGCAAAAGTACAGGCAGCACTTAATAGTACATCAACTGACGGATTGGTGTACTTGCAGGGATTAGCAGGGCTTCGCGCTAAAGTTGCCTTTCCCGA is part of the Mucilaginibacter terrenus genome and encodes:
- a CDS encoding glycogen/starch synthase, producing the protein MGKSKLLFITHEMSPFLELTKIAEITRQLPQAMQDKGFEIRILMPRFGNINERRNRLHEVIRLSGMNIIINDNDNPLIIKVASIPAARMQVYFLDNEEYFQRKHVFTDKDGKFYADNDERMIFFCKGALETVKKLGWAPDVVHCHGWMSALVPAYLKTTYKDDPTFKHSKVVYSIYENDFKDAMNPEFAQKAVMGDMTEANTELYKPATNSAMYAGAIQYSDGIVLASENIDADVLNNVKNSNKSVMEFVSTSDYENYYNFYDEITNDELVHVA
- a CDS encoding DUF4270 domain-containing protein, producing the protein MKFSKLGLLTLLISLFILNSCKNQDGIGLGVDENNQLNGTLFADTNITLNTVPEDSVVTNGLFRTPLSYFKDPEFGVTESNIAAQLSLPGGSAYTLPTGALTIDSAILVLPYAANGFYGDSLASKFKINVHQLNEKYVSTTYYNNKQWDYNSSVLGTKSFIARSHDTLKIFNIVKGAKDTLIKVVPQVRIPIASSFIDSYLFTEAPPAYRASNLGFQSAVKGLYLTLDKTGTTGPGGNLMFTLDSAKINIYYRAVSGTTTDTSVVTLPVQAGTHMASIKHTYSAKVQAALNSTSTDGLVYLQGLAGLRAKVAFPEIQKTFASLGSDVVINRAELVVSALPGSGVPYAPAPRLTMYKYDLAKQRVRLQDAATSDPRGVNGPSYFDGFYNKKNNEYHFLVTAFVQDLIRGKTVDYGTFIAPVNPVTATTIDISPTATYAERTVTPGKNSPYRIKLNIIYTKINQ